Proteins encoded together in one Catellatospora citrea window:
- a CDS encoding dienelactone hydrolase family protein: MCHSDDSQAPQAPNAGAVAEHGPLELHAEDGNNLAAYRAVPQTPNGMKIVVLPDVRGLHPFYVGLTQRLAEAGYEAIAIDYFGRTAGVSQRDESFPYMDHMPQVTPAGVYVDTAAAMAVLTAADPDASVYTIGFCFGGSQSWRLAASDLDLAGVIGFYGQPARVADVVDEVEKPILMLVAGADSTPLSEFEKFAAQLEEAGVGPEMHVYEGAPHSFFDRSFDQWQDACTDAWNRIISFTTRHRH; encoded by the coding sequence ATGTGCCACAGTGACGACAGCCAGGCCCCGCAGGCCCCGAACGCGGGCGCGGTGGCCGAGCACGGCCCGCTCGAACTGCACGCCGAGGACGGCAACAACCTCGCCGCGTACCGGGCCGTCCCGCAGACCCCGAACGGCATGAAGATCGTCGTGCTGCCGGACGTGCGCGGCCTGCACCCGTTCTACGTCGGGCTCACCCAGCGGCTGGCCGAGGCCGGCTACGAGGCGATCGCCATCGACTACTTCGGCCGCACCGCCGGGGTGTCCCAGCGTGACGAGAGCTTCCCCTACATGGACCACATGCCGCAGGTCACGCCCGCGGGCGTGTACGTGGACACGGCGGCCGCGATGGCGGTGCTGACCGCAGCCGACCCGGACGCGTCGGTGTACACCATCGGGTTCTGCTTCGGCGGCAGCCAGTCGTGGCGGCTGGCCGCCTCGGACCTCGACCTGGCCGGGGTGATCGGCTTCTACGGCCAGCCGGCGCGGGTCGCCGACGTCGTCGACGAGGTGGAGAAGCCGATCCTGATGCTGGTGGCGGGCGCGGACTCGACGCCGCTCAGCGAGTTCGAGAAGTTCGCCGCGCAGCTGGAGGAGGCCGGCGTCGGCCCCGAGATGCACGTGTACGAAGGCGCGCCGCACTCGTTCTTCGACCGCTCCTTCGACCAGTGGCAGGACGCCTGCACCGACGCCTGGAACCGGATCATCTCCTTCACCACCCGGCACCGCCACTGA
- a CDS encoding AlkZ-related protein: protein MVDDQELALARARGDRWLPEARPQTVEDAGRFVDDVGFALLFPADNALAPSLYETVADDDAVAWADGMGEAESTVWTWKDALPEAGLAWYGKFLFRRASLLSPTLLRALYAGDGELDDHEDLDLPREAHEIARALLTGPLTSRALRELIGDRAAYDRAMTELQRRLLVTSAGVREQRACWPASIVDLTCRRFDVGGGHDAATATRCYLETAVEATPAQLARAYGWTAAVARSHLDALVDAGQARRRASAYRSQGATDVPQ, encoded by the coding sequence ATGGTCGATGATCAGGAACTCGCGCTGGCCCGCGCCCGGGGCGACCGCTGGCTGCCCGAGGCCAGGCCGCAGACCGTCGAGGACGCGGGCCGCTTCGTCGACGACGTCGGCTTCGCCCTGCTGTTCCCCGCCGACAACGCCCTCGCTCCCTCGCTCTACGAGACCGTCGCCGACGACGACGCCGTCGCCTGGGCCGACGGCATGGGCGAGGCCGAGTCCACCGTGTGGACCTGGAAGGACGCGCTGCCCGAGGCCGGGCTCGCCTGGTACGGCAAGTTCCTGTTCCGCCGCGCGAGCCTGCTCTCCCCCACCCTGCTGCGCGCGCTCTACGCCGGGGACGGCGAGCTCGACGACCACGAGGACCTCGACCTGCCCCGCGAGGCGCACGAGATCGCGCGGGCGCTGCTCACCGGGCCGCTGACCTCCCGCGCCCTGCGCGAGCTGATCGGCGACCGCGCCGCGTACGACCGCGCCATGACCGAACTGCAGCGCCGCCTGCTGGTAACGTCCGCTGGCGTGCGCGAACAGCGCGCCTGCTGGCCGGCCTCCATCGTGGACCTGACCTGCCGCCGATTCGACGTCGGCGGCGGGCACGACGCCGCCACGGCGACGCGCTGCTACCTGGAGACCGCCGTCGAGGCGACCCCGGCGCAGCTCGCACGGGCGTACGGCTGGACCGCCGCCGTCGCCCGGTCCCACCTGGACGCCCTCGTCGACGCCGGACAGGCGCGGCGGCGGGCGTCCGCCTACCGCAGCCAAGGAGCAACCGATGTGCCACAGTGA
- a CDS encoding glycosyl hydrolase: MEPSIRSVTPGGEPRRAGRRRQSWARHRALVLGSVAVLAAALFGIAVAQTAQAGTVGAGSYLDSLPAGRSVPAGCGSLSTNPRQYVTANAPAGGVPTNDWWSSLLFKKFDCSYSEPLHAHPISYDTLAGGLGFSYNTTAAISGSATGPGEFHYPYVQDMLVGVAGLNSPDTKVDGWSDWTVTPYWSDGARTMKATIGHGLPFAYFQITGGNAQLTTAATPTVWSNGGGQIGFNVNGRDYVAYAPTGSTWSVSGTSISSSLNGQGFFSVAVLPAGADRVALANTYGQYAHAHVTGTRVSYSYNQAASTLNTTYTYLTTARQGSQTATVAALYPHQWNSLTGATPLANTYTSARGQMKILTGIGSFTTSMKYTGVLPEIPAVADSSGGDLTTITNYLNAVAGNPADFRGDDTYWTGKGLGRAARIAEIADQLNLTSIRDTALSTIRTRLNDWFTASAGKTSRVFYYNSAWGTLLGYPASYGSDLELNDHHFHYGYFVAAAATLAKFDPTWATNSQYGGMVDLLIRDANNYDRTDTRFPYLRDFDIFAGHDWAAGHGAFGAGNNQESSSEGMNFANALIQWGQATGNAAVRDAGIFIYTTQSAAIAEYWFDVRNQNFPAAFGHNTVGMVWGDGGAYATWFSGEPEMIQGINMLPITGGHFYLGDNPAYVSTNYNELVTNNGGAPTVWQDILWEFLALGNGQTALNNFNANSGFTSEEGESKAHTYHWIRNLAALGNVDTTITANHPLAKVFNKSGVRTYVASNIANTAITVTFSNGTTLSVPACKTVTSGAFTWTGGNACGGGNPTPSNPPSNPPSSPPASPSPPASPSPSPSPNPPGNFAATRYLVSGGGLPGTAGGAGSVTVAAANGNWDGVPTNPQVFTATGLTATHNGGATNFDMYVDAGTGVGNATQVRVSYDFTGNGSWDRLETYNYFPTDPVAGYEHYTQAFGVKTSTGSFANLANGSVRVEIWSAIGSTSTTLGVGNQSRVVLPYTGTTSQPSVNVALNKPVLVSSTETAAYPGSAAVDGNATTTRWSSAFSDPQTIRVDLGQTYSISRVRLVWEAAYGSAYQIQTSPDGNTWTTIRSVTGGDGGVDDLTGLSGSGRYVRVNATTRATAWGYSLFEFEVYAP; the protein is encoded by the coding sequence ATGGAACCGTCCATCCGGTCCGTGACCCCAGGCGGCGAACCTCGCCGCGCGGGTCGCCGACGTCAGTCCTGGGCGCGCCACCGCGCCCTCGTCCTCGGCTCGGTCGCCGTCCTGGCCGCAGCCCTGTTCGGCATCGCCGTCGCGCAGACCGCCCAGGCGGGCACCGTCGGCGCGGGCAGCTATCTCGACAGCCTGCCCGCGGGCCGCTCGGTGCCCGCCGGCTGCGGGTCGCTGTCGACCAACCCCCGGCAGTACGTCACCGCCAACGCCCCCGCCGGCGGCGTGCCCACCAACGACTGGTGGTCGTCGCTGCTGTTCAAGAAGTTCGACTGCAGCTACAGCGAGCCGCTGCACGCCCACCCGATCTCCTACGACACGCTCGCGGGCGGGCTCGGGTTCTCCTACAACACCACCGCCGCGATCAGCGGCAGCGCGACCGGGCCCGGCGAGTTCCACTACCCCTACGTGCAGGACATGCTCGTCGGCGTGGCCGGCCTGAACTCCCCCGACACCAAGGTCGACGGGTGGAGCGACTGGACCGTGACGCCGTACTGGAGTGACGGCGCGCGGACCATGAAGGCCACCATCGGCCACGGCCTGCCGTTCGCGTACTTCCAGATCACCGGGGGCAACGCGCAGCTCACCACGGCCGCGACGCCCACCGTGTGGTCCAACGGCGGCGGCCAGATCGGGTTCAACGTCAACGGGCGCGACTACGTCGCGTACGCCCCGACCGGCTCCACCTGGTCGGTCAGCGGCACGTCGATCAGCTCGTCGCTCAACGGCCAGGGCTTCTTCTCCGTCGCCGTGCTGCCCGCCGGCGCCGACCGGGTCGCGCTCGCGAACACCTACGGCCAGTACGCGCACGCGCACGTCACCGGCACCCGGGTGTCGTACAGCTACAACCAGGCCGCCAGCACGCTGAACACCACGTACACGTACCTGACCACGGCGCGACAGGGCTCGCAGACGGCCACCGTCGCGGCGCTGTACCCGCACCAGTGGAACAGCCTGACCGGCGCGACGCCGCTCGCGAACACCTACACGAGCGCCCGCGGCCAGATGAAGATCCTCACCGGCATCGGCTCGTTCACGACCTCGATGAAGTACACCGGCGTGCTGCCGGAGATCCCCGCGGTCGCCGACAGCTCCGGCGGCGACCTCACCACGATCACCAACTACCTCAACGCGGTGGCGGGCAACCCGGCCGACTTCCGCGGCGACGACACCTACTGGACCGGCAAGGGCCTGGGCCGGGCGGCGCGCATCGCCGAGATCGCCGACCAGCTCAACCTGACCTCGATCCGCGACACCGCGCTGAGCACCATCCGGACCCGCCTCAACGACTGGTTCACCGCCTCGGCGGGCAAGACCAGCCGGGTCTTCTACTACAACAGCGCGTGGGGCACCCTGCTCGGCTACCCGGCCTCCTACGGGTCCGACCTGGAACTCAACGACCACCACTTCCACTACGGCTACTTCGTGGCCGCCGCGGCGACGCTGGCCAAGTTCGACCCGACCTGGGCCACCAACAGCCAGTACGGCGGCATGGTGGACCTGCTGATCCGCGACGCCAACAACTACGACCGCACCGACACCCGGTTCCCGTACCTGCGTGACTTCGACATCTTCGCCGGTCACGACTGGGCGGCCGGGCACGGCGCGTTCGGCGCGGGCAACAACCAGGAGTCCTCGTCCGAGGGCATGAACTTCGCCAACGCCCTGATCCAGTGGGGCCAGGCGACCGGCAACGCCGCCGTGCGCGACGCGGGCATCTTCATCTACACCACGCAGTCCGCGGCCATCGCCGAGTACTGGTTCGACGTGCGCAACCAGAACTTCCCGGCCGCCTTCGGGCACAACACGGTCGGCATGGTCTGGGGCGACGGCGGCGCGTACGCGACGTGGTTCTCCGGCGAGCCGGAGATGATCCAGGGCATCAACATGCTGCCCATCACCGGCGGCCACTTCTACCTCGGCGACAACCCGGCCTACGTGTCGACCAACTACAACGAGCTGGTCACCAACAACGGCGGCGCGCCCACGGTCTGGCAGGACATCCTCTGGGAGTTCCTGGCCCTGGGCAACGGGCAGACGGCGCTGAACAACTTCAACGCCAACAGCGGCTTCACCTCCGAGGAGGGCGAGTCCAAGGCGCACACCTACCACTGGATCCGCAACCTGGCCGCGCTGGGCAACGTCGACACCACGATCACCGCGAACCACCCGCTGGCCAAGGTGTTCAACAAGAGCGGCGTGCGCACGTACGTGGCGTCGAACATCGCGAACACGGCGATCACGGTGACCTTCTCCAACGGCACCACGCTGTCCGTGCCCGCCTGCAAGACGGTCACCTCGGGCGCGTTCACCTGGACGGGCGGCAACGCCTGCGGCGGCGGCAACCCGACGCCGTCCAACCCGCCGTCGAACCCGCCCTCGTCGCCGCCCGCCTCGCCGTCTCCGCCGGCGTCGCCGAGCCCGTCGCCGTCGCCCAACCCGCCCGGCAACTTCGCCGCCACGCGTTACCTGGTCTCCGGCGGCGGCCTGCCCGGCACCGCGGGCGGAGCCGGCTCGGTCACCGTGGCCGCGGCCAACGGCAACTGGGACGGCGTCCCCACCAACCCGCAGGTGTTCACCGCCACCGGCCTCACCGCCACGCACAACGGCGGCGCGACCAACTTCGACATGTACGTCGACGCGGGCACCGGAGTCGGCAACGCCACCCAGGTCCGGGTGTCGTACGACTTCACCGGCAACGGCAGCTGGGACCGGCTGGAGACGTACAACTACTTCCCCACCGACCCGGTCGCCGGCTACGAGCACTACACCCAGGCGTTCGGGGTGAAGACCAGCACCGGCTCGTTCGCGAACCTGGCCAACGGCTCGGTGCGGGTGGAGATCTGGAGCGCCATCGGCAGCACGTCGACCACCCTCGGCGTCGGCAACCAGTCCCGGGTCGTGCTGCCCTACACCGGCACCACGAGCCAGCCCTCGGTCAACGTGGCGCTGAACAAGCCGGTCCTGGTGTCCAGCACCGAGACGGCCGCCTACCCGGGCTCGGCGGCGGTGGACGGCAACGCCACCACCACCCGCTGGTCCAGCGCGTTCAGCGACCCGCAGACGATCCGCGTCGACCTGGGCCAGACCTACTCCATCAGCCGGGTGCGCCTGGTCTGGGAGGCCGCCTACGGGTCGGCGTACCAGATCCAGACCTCCCCCGACGGCAACACCTGGACCACCATCCGGTCCGTCACCGGCGGTGACGGCGGCGTCGACGACCTCACCGGCCTGAGCGGCTCCGGCCGCTACGTCCGCGTCAACGCCACCACCCGCGCCACCGCCTGGGGCTACTCCCTCTTCGAGTTCGAGGTCTACGCCCCCTAG
- a CDS encoding MurR/RpiR family transcriptional regulator, translating into MQGVIGRMRMELPNLPDALQRVAEQILEDPVLAAQASIVDLAERAGTSTATVTRFCRVLGFKGYAALRVAIATESGREAQARWETDIDREIEPGDPMDRVLGVIASADARAIQETAARLDLAQVARVADAIAGANRVELFGIGSSGTAARELAFRLERIRVPCWHREDAHKALTNAALLGPGDVAIGLSHSGRTREVIEVLAEAADAGALTVAVTSFDKSPLAEAVDVVLTTAVHETTFRLAALSALHGQLVALDLIYVAVAQRTYARTTEAFEVTARAVQAHRLHDEPTSHRRRAAREAVDLSRPVVPRAAAD; encoded by the coding sequence GTGCAGGGTGTGATCGGCCGGATGCGGATGGAGCTGCCCAATCTGCCCGACGCGTTGCAGCGGGTGGCGGAGCAGATCCTGGAAGACCCCGTGCTCGCCGCGCAGGCCTCCATCGTGGACCTCGCCGAGCGGGCCGGCACGTCGACCGCGACGGTGACCCGGTTCTGCCGGGTGCTGGGCTTCAAGGGATACGCCGCGCTGCGGGTCGCCATCGCCACCGAGAGCGGGCGCGAGGCGCAGGCGCGCTGGGAGACCGACATCGACCGGGAGATCGAGCCCGGCGACCCGATGGACCGGGTGCTCGGCGTGATCGCCAGCGCGGACGCCCGCGCCATCCAGGAGACCGCCGCCCGACTCGACCTCGCCCAGGTGGCGCGGGTCGCCGACGCGATCGCCGGAGCCAACCGGGTGGAGCTGTTCGGCATCGGCAGCAGTGGCACCGCCGCGCGGGAGCTGGCATTCCGGCTGGAGCGCATCCGGGTGCCCTGCTGGCACCGGGAGGACGCGCACAAGGCGCTGACCAACGCGGCCCTGCTCGGCCCCGGCGACGTCGCGATCGGGCTGTCGCACAGCGGCCGCACCCGCGAGGTCATCGAGGTGCTGGCCGAGGCCGCCGACGCGGGCGCGCTCACCGTCGCGGTGACCTCGTTCGACAAGTCGCCGCTGGCCGAGGCCGTGGACGTGGTGCTGACCACGGCGGTGCACGAGACCACGTTCCGGCTCGCGGCGCTGTCGGCGCTGCACGGCCAGCTGGTCGCCCTCGACCTGATCTACGTCGCGGTGGCGCAGCGCACGTATGCGCGTACCACCGAGGCTTTTGAAGTGACCGCGCGTGCGGTGCAGGCACACCGGCTGCACGACGAGCCGACCTCGCACCGCCGCCGCGCGGCCCGCGAGGCCGTGGACCTGTCGCGGCCGGTCGTCCCCCGCGCCGCCGCGGACTGA
- a CDS encoding glycosyltransferase family 2 protein, whose amino-acid sequence MSGGAPRLSVLIPTFGDAHTLALTLSTLCAQTLDPDLFEVVVVNDGADPLPYAELAAAAYPFRFRFDSLPANLGRAAARNQAVRLAAGELVCFLDSDVLTEPHLLARHLAFHDGRDGPAVLIGKRYEGDWAVLAAAQAGEPLSVDLVRPVHEDFRFRVPGRDSEPQQWLAGAPWVFALTNNVSMPRQTVLDAGMFDEAYGARWGFEDTDLAYRIHQVLGDDAFGYDGLAVGFHVPAVRDLTNLAGDYQANLELFRHKHRSLAAELVDMPAPSDVTRKIRHYRRVLAHCAELGLGRLPEVASLLRAELTGAVLCQAFGTDEVPLGQGSVTYDHGRPLSEHNLHLLGVWSPYPDGTFDTVVSVDVWRFLEQRELSRFLRLGLAQAREVVLVYAGGPAEKAFTADVPALTSPEFFGSLLRRRYPHARTEHCGDVTLFRVTAS is encoded by the coding sequence ATGTCCGGCGGTGCCCCGCGGTTGAGCGTGCTCATCCCGACGTTCGGTGACGCGCACACGCTGGCGCTGACCCTGTCCACGCTGTGCGCGCAGACCCTGGACCCCGACCTGTTCGAGGTCGTCGTGGTCAACGACGGCGCCGACCCGCTGCCGTATGCGGAGCTCGCCGCTGCGGCGTACCCCTTCCGGTTCCGGTTCGACAGCCTGCCCGCGAACCTGGGGCGGGCCGCGGCGCGCAACCAGGCGGTGCGCCTGGCCGCCGGTGAGCTGGTCTGCTTCCTCGACAGCGACGTGCTGACCGAGCCGCACCTGCTGGCCCGGCACCTGGCCTTCCACGACGGGCGCGACGGGCCCGCGGTGCTGATCGGCAAGCGTTACGAGGGCGACTGGGCGGTGCTGGCGGCGGCGCAGGCGGGCGAGCCGCTCAGCGTCGACCTGGTGCGCCCGGTGCACGAGGACTTCCGGTTCCGGGTGCCGGGCCGCGACAGCGAGCCGCAGCAGTGGCTGGCCGGTGCGCCGTGGGTGTTCGCGCTGACCAACAACGTGTCCATGCCCCGGCAGACCGTGCTCGACGCGGGCATGTTCGACGAGGCGTACGGGGCACGCTGGGGATTCGAGGACACCGACCTGGCGTACCGCATCCACCAGGTGCTCGGCGACGACGCGTTCGGCTACGACGGCCTGGCCGTCGGCTTCCACGTGCCCGCGGTGCGCGACCTGACCAACCTGGCGGGCGACTACCAGGCCAACCTGGAGCTGTTCCGGCACAAGCACCGCAGCCTGGCCGCGGAGCTGGTCGACATGCCCGCGCCGAGCGACGTCACCCGCAAGATCCGGCACTACCGCCGGGTCCTCGCCCACTGTGCCGAGCTGGGACTGGGCCGGCTGCCGGAGGTGGCGTCGCTGCTGCGGGCGGAGCTGACCGGCGCGGTGCTGTGCCAGGCGTTCGGCACCGACGAGGTGCCCCTCGGGCAGGGGTCGGTCACCTACGACCACGGGCGGCCGCTGTCCGAGCACAACCTGCACCTGCTGGGGGTGTGGTCGCCGTACCCGGACGGCACGTTCGACACGGTGGTGAGCGTGGACGTGTGGCGTTTCCTGGAGCAGCGCGAGCTGTCGCGCTTCCTGCGGCTGGGGCTGGCGCAGGCGCGCGAGGTGGTGCTGGTGTACGCCGGTGGCCCGGCGGAGAAGGCGTTCACGGCGGACGTGCCCGCGCTGACCAGCCCGGAGTTCTTCGGATCGCTGCTGCGACGCCGCTATCCGCACGCGCGCACCGAGCACTGTGGAGACGTGACGTTGTTCCGCGTCACAGCGTCTTGA
- a CDS encoding peptidase inhibitor family I36 protein — MRKLHRTVTAIAALALLGLAAPASPAAAAAGDVYCVARVNGEAPQATCFDTFDKALQFASGGVLVNLPKGSGTVAKVEAMNAGFGTLAVNTVISIDYTGINFTGSALIWTGSSGNCSGPLGNIDYQIPSMPAGWDNVVSSYRTFANCWVKHYELTNYGGASIGYSPTDANIGAAMDNRTSSERWS; from the coding sequence ATGCGCAAGCTCCACCGCACCGTCACGGCGATCGCGGCACTGGCTCTCCTCGGCCTCGCCGCACCGGCCTCACCGGCCGCGGCAGCCGCCGGCGACGTCTACTGCGTGGCCCGCGTCAACGGCGAGGCCCCGCAGGCCACCTGCTTCGACACCTTCGACAAGGCGCTGCAGTTCGCCAGCGGCGGCGTGCTCGTCAACCTGCCCAAGGGCTCCGGCACGGTCGCCAAGGTCGAGGCGATGAACGCGGGATTCGGCACCCTCGCCGTCAACACCGTGATCAGCATCGACTACACCGGTATCAACTTCACCGGCTCGGCACTGATCTGGACGGGCTCGTCCGGCAACTGCAGCGGGCCGCTCGGCAACATCGACTACCAGATCCCGAGCATGCCGGCGGGCTGGGACAACGTCGTCTCCTCGTACCGGACCTTCGCCAACTGCTGGGTCAAGCACTACGAGCTGACCAACTACGGCGGCGCCTCGATCGGCTACAGCCCGACCGACGCCAACATCGGCGCGGCCATGGACAACCGGACCAGCTCCGAGCGCTGGAGCTGA
- a CDS encoding nitroreductase/quinone reductase family protein, whose translation MTESSEYGYLSTVGRSTGRWHTVEIWYAARGGVIYLMSGDRERADWVRDILANPQVLWRVGGPRELTPDGAVPAEARPVADDPYAEAQARRLLAARYEGWREGEELSDRAATAMVVAVHPAH comes from the coding sequence ATGACTGAGAGCAGCGAATACGGCTACCTGAGCACCGTCGGCCGCAGCACCGGCCGGTGGCACACCGTCGAGATCTGGTATGCGGCCCGGGGCGGGGTGATCTATCTGATGTCCGGCGACCGCGAGCGGGCCGACTGGGTGCGCGACATCCTCGCGAACCCGCAGGTCTTATGGCGGGTCGGTGGGCCGCGCGAGCTGACCCCTGACGGCGCGGTGCCCGCCGAGGCCCGCCCTGTCGCCGATGACCCGTACGCCGAAGCGCAGGCCCGCCGGTTGCTGGCCGCCCGTTACGAGGGCTGGCGGGAGGGCGAGGAGCTGTCCGACCGGGCGGCCACCGCGATGGTCGTGGCCGTCCACCCGGCCCACTGA